One window of Branchiostoma lanceolatum isolate klBraLanc5 chromosome 8, klBraLanc5.hap2, whole genome shotgun sequence genomic DNA carries:
- the LOC136440287 gene encoding uncharacterized protein, with amino-acid sequence MGYLKLFGIALAASCVVDLLYLLIFRRRKRVSSGEKAQKGHVIHKVLFFPDAQVSCPRQSQPGGCKMRRCKFTHDTTSLSQLKQYLCSAKKTLDLCVYTISCLDLAKTVVDLHHKGVLVRIITDKEQMEQTGSQVWYFRSEGIQVRHDNSPYFMHHKFAIVDNSILINGSFNWTRQAITGNSENLLVTNSRRILRPYAEEFQRLWNMYEPGLLKKRREESEKFLKDLKATGTSNGMRQ; translated from the exons ATGGGCTATCTGAAGTTGTTTGGCATCGCCTTAGCAGCCAGTTGTGTGGTAGACTTGTTGTATCTTCTAATTTTCCGGCGACGGAAGAGAGTGAGTTCTGGAGAGAAGGCACAGAAGGGACACGTGATACACAAG GTGCTGTTCTTCCCAGATGCGCAGGTGTCCTGTCCCCGCCAGTCGCAGCCAGGTGGCTGTAAGATGAGGAGATGCAAATTTACACACGACACCACTTCTCTCAGTCAGCTCAAACAATACTTATGCAG TGCCAAGAAGACTTTAGACCTGTGTGTGTACACGATATCTTGTCTTGATCTGGCCAAAACTGTGGTTGACCTGCACCACAAGGGAGTCCTAGTCAGGATCATCACAGACAAGGAGCAGATGGAACAAACCGGGAGCCAAGTGTGGTACTTCAGGAGCGAAG GTATCCAAGTCCGTCATGACAACAGCCCATACTTCATGCACCACAAGTTTGCCATAGTAGACAACTCCATCCTCATCAACGGGTCCTTCAACTGGACGCGGCAGGCCATCACGGGAAACTCCGAGAACCTCCTGGTCACCAACAGCAGGCGGATATTGCGACCGTACGCGGAAGAGTTCCAGCGATTGTGGAACATGTACGAGCCGGGACTGTTGAAGAAGCGAAGGGAGGAGTCCGAGAAGTTTCTGAAAGATTTAAAAGCCACAGGAACTAGCAACGGGATGCGACAGTAA